A window of Streptomyces sp. SAI-127 contains these coding sequences:
- a CDS encoding helix-turn-helix domain-containing protein, protein MSSRVPQERRRRRPTRSGVLLSEDLIVQTALRLIGEHGPEALSVRRLGAALGCDPTALYRYFHDTDDLVLAIADRIIGDAMAGFVPGEDWVAALREMALRVRAGYLAHPRAAALAAHRVTRRRSEIQAVDTGIGLLLSAGFERAAAARLYLAFIDTVLSHAATDAAFQALPRQQREADHRAWRDVYQDLDPVAYPALTAVRRELPSMADSSFEEAVDLLLEALEARAPVRRASTGGTP, encoded by the coding sequence ATGTCCAGCCGTGTCCCCCAGGAGCGCCGACGCCGACGGCCCACCCGCTCCGGAGTCCTGCTGTCCGAGGACCTCATCGTGCAGACGGCCCTGCGGCTGATCGGCGAGCACGGCCCCGAGGCGCTGAGCGTGCGCCGGCTCGGCGCGGCGCTGGGCTGCGACCCGACCGCCCTCTACCGCTATTTCCACGACACCGACGACCTGGTGCTCGCCATCGCCGACCGGATCATCGGGGACGCGATGGCGGGGTTCGTCCCCGGGGAGGACTGGGTGGCCGCGCTGCGCGAGATGGCCCTGCGGGTCCGTGCCGGATACCTCGCCCATCCGCGGGCGGCCGCCTTGGCCGCGCACCGGGTGACCCGGCGCAGGAGCGAGATCCAGGCGGTGGACACGGGGATCGGCCTGCTGCTCTCCGCGGGCTTCGAGCGGGCCGCCGCCGCGCGCCTGTACCTGGCCTTCATCGACACCGTGCTCAGCCACGCGGCGACCGACGCGGCGTTCCAGGCACTCCCCCGGCAGCAGCGCGAGGCCGACCATCGGGCGTGGCGGGACGTCTACCAGGACCTGGACCCGGTGGCGTACCCGGCGCTCACCGCGGTACGGCGCGAGTTGCCGAGCATGGCGGACAGCTCGTTCGAGGAGGCGGTGGACCTGCTGCTGGAGGCGCTGGAGGCGCGCGCCCCGGTGCGCCGGGCGTCCACAGGGGGGACTCCATGA
- a CDS encoding glycoside hydrolase family 43 protein — MPTFSNPVLAGSHPDPSICRVGEDFYLVTSSFAYFPGIPVLHSRDLVGWQPLGHVVDRPSQVSLTGLDVSDGLWAATIRHHEGTFYVVVALARGRQGSTTYLFTASDPAGPWSDPVVLEAEGIDPSLFFDDDGRCWFTACRDAAEPEVTGPGELWMRELDLDRLALTGPTHALWYGAMRGAWVEAPHLYKRDGVYHLIGAEGGTGRHHAVTAARADTITGPYSTDPRSPLLTHRHRGAAEPIHHVGHVDLVDTPAGETWAVALGIRPLDGTHTLGREVFLVPVEWTADGPVFAPDTGRVRLSERSPAGVGAGTVAPVGPVRDDFGGAVLGPEWSSLRGPVGHLVSTGAEEGGLTIRLSPEPLSGTGTPAFVARRQRHLRMRARARVRFTATAPTQEAGLVVFQHAHHATLALTADASGTPHVVLTAHEAGSPTRVGAVAVTADEVVLVVDSDDSGYTFHVEDGTWTTLGSIERPFFSTERAGGFVGVHLGLYGIGDAGEAHVHWFEYAPAR; from the coding sequence GTGCCGACCTTCTCCAACCCCGTTCTCGCCGGCAGTCACCCCGACCCCTCGATCTGCCGGGTCGGCGAGGACTTCTACCTGGTCACGTCATCGTTCGCGTACTTCCCCGGCATCCCGGTCCTCCACAGCCGCGACCTGGTGGGCTGGCAGCCGCTCGGACACGTGGTGGACCGCCCGTCCCAGGTGTCGCTGACCGGGCTCGACGTCTCGGACGGCCTCTGGGCCGCGACGATCCGCCATCACGAAGGCACCTTCTACGTGGTCGTGGCCCTGGCGAGGGGCCGCCAGGGCAGCACCACCTACCTCTTCACGGCGTCCGACCCCGCAGGCCCCTGGTCCGACCCGGTCGTCCTGGAGGCGGAAGGCATAGACCCGTCGCTCTTCTTCGACGACGACGGCCGCTGCTGGTTCACCGCCTGCCGCGACGCCGCCGAGCCGGAGGTGACGGGCCCCGGCGAGCTGTGGATGCGCGAACTCGACCTGGACAGGCTGGCGTTGACCGGTCCGACCCATGCGCTGTGGTACGGCGCGATGCGCGGCGCCTGGGTGGAGGCACCGCATCTGTACAAGCGCGACGGCGTCTACCACCTGATCGGCGCGGAGGGCGGAACCGGGCGACATCACGCCGTGACCGCGGCCCGCGCCGACACCATCACCGGCCCCTACTCCACCGACCCCAGGAGCCCGCTGCTCACCCACCGCCACCGCGGGGCGGCGGAGCCGATCCACCACGTCGGTCACGTCGACCTCGTCGACACGCCCGCCGGGGAGACCTGGGCCGTCGCTCTGGGGATACGACCGCTCGACGGCACGCACACCCTCGGCCGCGAGGTGTTCCTCGTCCCGGTCGAATGGACCGCGGACGGGCCGGTGTTCGCGCCGGACACGGGTCGCGTGAGGCTGTCCGAGCGATCGCCTGCGGGAGTCGGCGCGGGAACCGTGGCGCCGGTCGGGCCGGTGCGGGACGACTTCGGCGGCGCAGTGCTCGGCCCGGAGTGGAGCAGCCTGCGCGGACCGGTCGGCCATCTCGTCTCGACCGGAGCCGAGGAGGGAGGCCTGACCATCCGCCTCTCTCCCGAGCCCCTCAGCGGTACGGGCACTCCCGCGTTCGTCGCACGCCGTCAGCGGCATCTCCGTATGCGCGCCAGGGCCCGGGTCCGCTTCACCGCCACCGCTCCGACGCAGGAAGCGGGGCTGGTCGTCTTCCAGCACGCGCACCACGCCACCCTCGCGCTGACCGCCGACGCCTCCGGCACCCCGCACGTCGTACTCACCGCCCACGAGGCGGGCTCCCCCACCCGGGTCGGGGCAGTCGCCGTGACAGCCGACGAGGTCGTCCTCGTGGTCGACAGCGACGATTCCGGCTACACCTTCCACGTGGAGGACGGCACGTGGACGACTCTGGGCAGCATCGAGCGGCCCTTCTTCAGCACGGAACGCGCCGGCGGGTTCGTCGGGGTCCACCTCGGCCTGTACGGCATCGGCGACGCGGGCGAGGCGCATGTGCACTGGTTCGAGTACGCCCCGGCCCGCTGA
- a CDS encoding amidohydrolase — protein MSHTADLVLTGGPVHTVDPARSRATAVAVRDGRIAAVGHDEVRELIGPRTEVVDLAGKLLLPGFQDAHVHPQGAGLELGLCHLADTVDPAEYLRRIKAYADQHPDAEWITGGGWSLEAFPGGAPTAAALDVIVPDRPVFLPNRDHHGAWVNSRALERAGIDSRTPDPVDGRIERDADGNPTGMLQEGAVHLVGRLVPDPTPQEQLAALLRAQAVLHSYGVTAWQDAIVGAYANMTDPAPSYHEALDRGLLTARVVGALWWDRERGAEQIPELLARREELNRGRFRATTVKVMQDGIAENHTAAMLAPYLTGCGCSSDNSGISFVEPDELRKYVTELDASGFQVHFHALGDRAVREALDAVESARAANGWRDTRHHLAHLQVVHPHDIPRFRTLGASANLQMLWAAHEPQMDELTLPFLGAERGARQYPFGDLLRAGATLAAGSDWPVSSPDPFQAIHVAVNRIAPDAPEGTPEFLPEQRLDLGTALAAYTAGSAHVNHLDDIAGSITVGKSADLVVLDRDPFAGPPEEIAATRVLETFVDGQRVHAARDA, from the coding sequence ATGTCACACACCGCGGACCTCGTCCTCACCGGCGGTCCCGTGCACACCGTCGATCCCGCCCGCAGCCGCGCCACCGCCGTGGCCGTGCGCGACGGGCGGATCGCCGCCGTCGGCCACGACGAGGTGCGCGAGCTGATCGGCCCGCGCACCGAAGTCGTCGACCTGGCCGGGAAGTTGCTGCTCCCCGGCTTCCAGGACGCCCACGTCCACCCGCAGGGCGCGGGCCTCGAACTCGGCCTGTGCCACCTCGCCGACACCGTCGACCCGGCCGAGTACCTGCGCAGGATCAAGGCTTACGCCGATCAGCACCCGGACGCCGAGTGGATCACCGGCGGCGGCTGGTCCCTGGAGGCGTTCCCGGGCGGCGCTCCCACAGCTGCGGCCCTCGACGTGATCGTCCCGGACCGACCCGTCTTCCTGCCCAACCGCGACCACCACGGCGCCTGGGTCAACAGCCGGGCCCTGGAGCGCGCGGGCATCGACTCCCGTACCCCGGACCCGGTCGACGGCCGGATCGAGCGCGACGCCGACGGCAACCCCACCGGCATGCTCCAGGAGGGCGCGGTCCACCTCGTGGGAAGACTGGTTCCGGACCCCACGCCGCAGGAGCAACTCGCGGCCCTGCTGCGGGCCCAGGCCGTGCTGCACTCGTACGGCGTCACCGCCTGGCAGGACGCCATCGTCGGCGCGTACGCCAACATGACCGACCCGGCGCCCTCCTATCACGAGGCCCTCGACCGGGGACTTCTCACCGCCCGCGTGGTCGGCGCCCTGTGGTGGGACCGTGAGCGGGGTGCCGAGCAGATCCCCGAACTCCTCGCCCGACGCGAGGAGTTGAACCGTGGCCGGTTCCGTGCCACCACGGTGAAGGTCATGCAGGACGGCATCGCGGAGAACCACACCGCCGCGATGCTCGCCCCGTATCTGACCGGCTGCGGCTGCTCCTCGGACAACAGCGGCATCAGCTTCGTCGAGCCGGACGAGCTGAGGAAGTACGTCACCGAACTCGACGCGTCCGGCTTCCAGGTCCACTTCCACGCGCTCGGCGACCGCGCGGTGCGTGAGGCCCTCGACGCCGTGGAGTCCGCCCGCGCGGCCAACGGGTGGCGCGACACACGGCACCACCTCGCACATCTGCAGGTCGTGCACCCGCACGACATCCCCCGGTTCCGCACCCTGGGCGCGAGCGCCAACCTCCAGATGCTGTGGGCCGCCCACGAACCGCAGATGGACGAACTGACCCTGCCCTTCCTCGGCGCGGAACGCGGCGCACGGCAGTATCCGTTCGGTGATCTGCTGCGCGCAGGCGCGACCCTGGCCGCCGGCAGCGACTGGCCGGTCAGCAGCCCCGACCCCTTCCAGGCCATCCATGTCGCCGTCAACCGGATCGCCCCCGACGCCCCCGAGGGCACCCCGGAGTTCCTTCCGGAGCAGCGCCTCGACCTGGGCACCGCCCTCGCCGCGTACACGGCGGGCAGCGCCCATGTGAATCACCTCGACGACATCGCCGGCAGCATCACCGTGGGCAAGTCGGCCGATCTCGTCGTCCTCGACCGCGACCCGTTCGCGGGGCCGCCCGAGGAGATCGCCGCCACCCGGGTCCTGGAGACATTTGTCGACGGGCAGCGGGTTCACGCGGCGCGGGACGCCTGA
- a CDS encoding APC family permease: protein MSSAPPLPSAPGSALRRSLGVVDGVAIAASSTAATTSIAIGMGTIATIVGLQAPALLLLAFLPVLGIATAYARLNRSEPNCGNGYVWVGRALGPWPGFLTGWVTLVGSVIFCAYTSAIMGSVVLAFANKAGLHSLAGIALDPTSTGVTTAVGLVILLGLTALAVTGVRSATRFQFALLIFEYAVLLAFCGWALVTGDHAVSLSWFNPFEISSGTTFAQGMVLAVFFFWGWDAAFSVNEETKSPGDAARGGLIALFAMLGLFLFASVAFQREMSLAELVRNGPQALPYLGEKLAAEPWATLPLVALMFSAVASVQATLIPTARGLFAMSRDRTMGPVWTRIHPRYGTPAAGTVVVMGIAGVIALLAVAIPKLSDMLLAAVNAIGLIVALYYGLTALACAVRFRSARHEGAREALLAIGVPAVSGLILLGLGGYLGYSYLTMSDHFELSPDNGWFMFSLPAAIILAGLGMAAVAKYVRHSPYFTTGRGTDAESLTLPMDRTAV from the coding sequence ATGTCGTCAGCACCGCCCCTCCCCTCCGCTCCGGGCTCGGCCCTGCGCCGTTCCCTCGGCGTCGTCGACGGCGTGGCCATCGCCGCGTCCAGCACCGCGGCCACCACCAGCATCGCCATCGGCATGGGCACGATCGCGACCATCGTGGGCCTCCAGGCCCCGGCACTGCTGCTTCTGGCCTTCCTGCCGGTCCTCGGCATCGCCACCGCCTACGCCCGCCTGAACCGCTCGGAGCCGAACTGCGGCAACGGCTACGTCTGGGTCGGCAGGGCCCTCGGCCCCTGGCCCGGCTTCCTGACCGGCTGGGTCACCCTGGTCGGCTCGGTCATCTTCTGCGCCTACACCAGCGCGATCATGGGCTCGGTCGTCCTGGCCTTCGCCAACAAGGCCGGACTGCACAGCCTCGCCGGCATCGCCCTCGACCCCACGTCCACCGGTGTCACCACGGCCGTCGGGCTGGTGATCCTCCTCGGCCTCACCGCCCTGGCCGTCACCGGGGTGCGGTCCGCCACCCGCTTCCAGTTCGCCCTGCTGATCTTCGAGTACGCCGTGCTGCTGGCCTTCTGCGGCTGGGCCCTGGTCACCGGGGACCACGCCGTCTCGCTGTCCTGGTTCAACCCCTTCGAGATCTCCAGCGGCACCACCTTCGCCCAGGGCATGGTGCTCGCGGTCTTCTTCTTCTGGGGCTGGGACGCGGCCTTCAGCGTCAACGAGGAGACGAAGAGCCCGGGCGACGCGGCCCGCGGCGGCCTCATCGCCCTCTTCGCCATGCTCGGTCTGTTCCTCTTCGCCTCGGTCGCCTTCCAGCGCGAGATGAGCCTGGCCGAACTCGTCAGGAACGGCCCCCAGGCCCTCCCGTACCTCGGCGAGAAACTGGCCGCCGAACCCTGGGCCACCCTGCCCCTGGTCGCGCTGATGTTCTCCGCCGTCGCCTCCGTGCAGGCCACCCTGATCCCCACGGCACGCGGCCTGTTCGCCATGAGCCGTGACCGCACGATGGGACCGGTGTGGACCCGGATCCACCCGCGCTACGGCACCCCCGCCGCCGGCACCGTCGTCGTGATGGGCATCGCCGGAGTGATCGCCCTGCTCGCCGTGGCGATCCCCAAGCTGAGCGACATGCTGCTGGCCGCCGTCAACGCCATCGGTCTGATCGTCGCCCTCTACTACGGCCTCACCGCGCTCGCCTGCGCCGTGCGCTTCCGCTCCGCACGTCACGAAGGAGCACGGGAGGCGCTGCTCGCCATCGGCGTGCCCGCCGTGTCCGGCCTGATCCTGCTCGGCCTCGGCGGCTACCTCGGATACTCGTACCTGACCATGAGCGACCACTTCGAACTCAGCCCGGACAACGGCTGGTTCATGTTCTCGCTGCCCGCCGCGATCATCCTCGCAGGCCTCGGCATGGCCGCCGTCGCCAAGTACGTGAGGCACTCGCCGTACTTCACCACGGGGCGCGGCACCGACGCCGAGTCCCTGACCCTGCCGATGGACCGTACGGCGGTCTGA
- a CDS encoding MarR family transcriptional regulator produces MGETVRWLTPEEQRAWRGFVRLHERLGGRLGRLLQSESHVSPADFAVLVHLTDTPEGRQRYQDLARALEWEKSRMSHHIARMAGRGTVVREDCHEDARGAFVVITDVGRAAVEAAAPRHVEAVRELFMDHVTPSELRVLAEISERVIRKLDEDPS; encoded by the coding sequence ATGGGAGAGACGGTGCGATGGCTGACGCCGGAAGAGCAGCGCGCATGGCGTGGCTTCGTCCGGTTGCACGAGCGGCTCGGCGGGCGCCTCGGGCGCCTGCTGCAGTCGGAGTCCCATGTGTCGCCTGCCGACTTCGCGGTGCTGGTCCATCTGACGGACACCCCGGAGGGCCGACAGCGGTACCAGGATCTGGCCCGGGCGCTGGAGTGGGAGAAGAGCCGGATGTCCCACCACATCGCGCGGATGGCGGGGCGGGGAACGGTGGTCCGGGAGGACTGCCACGAGGACGCGCGGGGCGCCTTCGTGGTGATCACGGACGTCGGCCGAGCGGCGGTCGAGGCGGCGGCCCCGCGCCATGTCGAGGCGGTACGTGAACTGTTCATGGACCACGTCACCCCGTCCGAACTGCGGGTCCTGGCCGAGATCTCCGAGCGCGTCATCCGCAAGCTGGACGAGGACCCGTCCTGA
- a CDS encoding TetR/AcrR family transcriptional regulator, with the protein MPRQQRAVRSREAIVRAAAHVVDRYGLKGATLSRVSGEAGLSKGAVYFHFADKDALATALEQEAQRALDGLAAARGRPSGPAMASLVGTTRELVGLLSRDVVVRAGFQVSCDRAEGGVPTLRRRLVTLLLRQLEDARRDGSLAPGVAIEDLVATVLTVTIGVQILSREPGAAQNVPRALEYFWQGAPALGTDGRVRAEHEGGSGGTC; encoded by the coding sequence GTGCCACGACAACAACGCGCCGTCCGCTCGCGCGAGGCCATCGTGAGGGCGGCGGCTCACGTCGTCGACCGCTACGGTCTCAAGGGCGCGACTCTCTCCAGGGTGAGCGGTGAGGCCGGACTGTCCAAAGGCGCGGTCTACTTCCACTTTGCCGACAAGGACGCGCTGGCCACCGCCTTGGAGCAGGAGGCGCAGCGTGCTCTGGACGGACTGGCCGCCGCCCGCGGACGCCCGTCCGGCCCGGCCATGGCATCCCTGGTCGGGACAACCCGTGAACTGGTCGGACTGCTGAGCCGGGACGTCGTCGTACGAGCCGGCTTCCAGGTCAGCTGCGACCGCGCCGAAGGCGGCGTCCCGACGCTGCGCCGCCGACTGGTGACCCTCCTGCTGCGACAGCTGGAGGACGCCCGGCGCGACGGAAGCCTCGCGCCGGGCGTCGCGATCGAGGACCTCGTCGCCACAGTCCTCACGGTCACCATCGGCGTCCAGATTCTCTCCCGCGAACCGGGCGCCGCACAGAACGTGCCACGGGCACTGGAGTACTTCTGGCAGGGCGCACCCGCTCTCGGAACCGACGGGCGGGTGCGCGCGGAGCACGAAGGCGGGTCGGGAGGCACCTGCTGA
- a CDS encoding NAD-dependent malic enzyme, producing MATPNTARAHGAALLADPLRNKGTAFSPEERAELGLDGLLPPATETLDEQADRAYEAFLGYDKPLNRHIYLRQLQDTNEVLFYHLLTRHLEEMLPVVYTPTVGEACRRFSEIYRRPRGLFLTYEDRHRFREILRNRPGGEVDVIVVTDGQRILGLGDQGVGGMGIPIGKLSLYTAIGGIHPARTLPVLLDAGTDNEQLLAGEHYLGRRQHRVTGDAYDEMIEAFVSAVEAELPGTLLQWEDFATAHARPILGRYQDRLLTFNDDIQGTAAVALGALSTATKVAGTPLTDHRIVVLGAGSAAVGVADMIRTALEEEGLTEQQAADRFWFVDIDGLLVRSRTDLTPEQRVYARDDADVRQWGALDLARVVGEVKPTVLIGLSTAHGAFSEEIVRTMADACDRPVILPLSNPTSNAEAEPADLARWTDGRALIAAGSPFPPLKLDGREVPVAQANNVYVFPAVGLAVTACRATRVTDRMMVAAARAVGECAVQAGVDGATPLLPPLASMRDAAREIALAVAKAAVEDGVAPQATESQLREAIATTQWTPRYAS from the coding sequence ATGGCAACACCCAACACTGCCCGTGCCCACGGAGCGGCCCTGCTCGCCGATCCCCTCCGGAACAAGGGCACCGCGTTCAGCCCCGAGGAGCGTGCCGAACTCGGCCTGGACGGGCTGCTGCCACCGGCGACGGAGACGCTCGACGAGCAGGCGGACCGGGCGTACGAGGCGTTCCTCGGCTACGACAAGCCGCTCAACCGGCACATCTACCTGCGCCAGCTCCAGGACACCAACGAGGTGCTGTTCTACCACCTGCTCACCCGGCACCTGGAGGAGATGCTGCCGGTCGTCTACACGCCGACGGTCGGCGAGGCGTGCCGGCGCTTCAGCGAGATCTACCGCAGGCCGCGCGGTCTGTTCCTGACCTACGAGGACCGCCACCGCTTCCGGGAGATCCTGCGCAACCGGCCCGGCGGCGAGGTCGACGTCATCGTCGTCACCGACGGCCAGCGCATCCTGGGCCTGGGCGACCAGGGGGTGGGCGGCATGGGCATCCCGATCGGCAAGCTCAGCCTGTACACAGCGATCGGCGGCATCCACCCGGCGCGCACCCTCCCGGTCCTCCTCGACGCCGGCACCGACAACGAGCAGCTGCTGGCCGGCGAGCACTACCTCGGCCGCAGGCAGCACCGCGTCACCGGGGACGCCTACGACGAGATGATCGAGGCGTTCGTGTCCGCCGTGGAGGCCGAACTGCCCGGGACCCTCCTGCAGTGGGAGGACTTCGCCACCGCGCACGCCCGTCCGATCCTTGGCCGCTACCAGGACCGGCTGCTGACCTTCAACGACGACATCCAGGGCACCGCGGCCGTGGCGCTCGGCGCGCTCTCCACCGCCACGAAGGTCGCCGGAACGCCCCTGACGGACCACCGCATCGTGGTCCTGGGCGCCGGTTCGGCGGCGGTCGGGGTCGCCGACATGATCCGCACCGCGCTCGAGGAGGAAGGCCTCACCGAACAGCAGGCGGCCGACCGCTTCTGGTTCGTCGACATCGACGGCCTGCTGGTGCGCTCCCGCACCGATCTCACACCCGAGCAGCGGGTGTACGCGCGCGACGACGCGGACGTACGACAGTGGGGTGCGCTCGACCTCGCGCGGGTCGTCGGCGAGGTGAAGCCGACGGTGCTGATCGGGCTCTCCACGGCGCACGGCGCGTTCAGCGAGGAGATCGTGCGGACGATGGCCGACGCCTGCGACCGGCCGGTGATCCTGCCGCTGTCCAACCCGACCTCGAACGCCGAGGCCGAGCCCGCCGACCTTGCCCGCTGGACCGACGGCAGGGCCCTGATCGCCGCCGGCTCGCCCTTCCCGCCGCTGAAGCTGGACGGGCGCGAGGTGCCGGTCGCGCAGGCCAACAACGTCTACGTCTTCCCCGCCGTCGGCCTGGCGGTCACCGCCTGCCGGGCCACCCGCGTGACCGACCGGATGATGGTGGCGGCGGCGCGAGCGGTGGGGGAGTGCGCGGTACAGGCCGGCGTGGACGGGGCGACCCCGCTGCTGCCCCCGCTGGCGAGCATGCGGGACGCCGCCCGCGAGATCGCCCTGGCCGTGGCCAAGGCCGCGGTGGAGGACGGCGTCGCACCCCAGGCCACGGAGTCCCAGCTGCGCGAAGCGATCGCGACGACGCAGTGGACACCGAGGTACGCGTCCTGA
- a CDS encoding LacI family DNA-binding transcriptional regulator, with translation MDRPPGMMDVAREAGVSHITVSRVINGHPSVRPETRTRVEAAIQKLGYRRNSVARALKSRRSSTIGVVIVGSELFELPRILLGVETAAKQAGYWVSLASRQGESTSADLMETLRRLTDQSVEAIAVVADRPVVVEALSGLSFGVPVTVVMSGGAPNPGLGFVEVDQELGARLAVRHLLGLGHRDIAHLTGALRTFDARARVDGWQAELTAAEAEGALLEGDFSAESGFRLAHELCGAGTGLPTAVFAGNDQMAMGALAAFAERGVEVPQDVSLVGFDDMKGAGYLVPALTTVRQDFAHLGRTAIEQLVRMLGGERAERQKITPELVVRRSTAAPRAGS, from the coding sequence ATGGACCGGCCGCCAGGCATGATGGACGTGGCCCGGGAGGCCGGCGTCTCGCACATCACCGTCTCCCGTGTCATCAACGGTCATCCTTCGGTCCGTCCGGAGACTCGCACCCGGGTCGAGGCCGCGATCCAGAAGCTGGGCTACCGCCGCAACAGCGTCGCCAGGGCCCTCAAGAGCCGACGTTCCTCGACGATCGGCGTGGTGATCGTCGGGTCGGAACTGTTCGAGCTGCCGCGTATCCTCCTGGGCGTCGAGACGGCAGCCAAGCAGGCCGGTTACTGGGTGAGCCTGGCCAGCAGACAGGGTGAGAGCACCTCCGCCGACCTCATGGAGACCCTGCGACGGCTCACCGACCAGTCCGTGGAGGCGATCGCGGTCGTGGCGGACCGGCCCGTCGTGGTGGAGGCGTTGTCCGGCCTTTCCTTCGGGGTGCCGGTGACGGTGGTGATGTCCGGCGGCGCACCCAACCCCGGTCTGGGCTTCGTCGAGGTCGACCAGGAACTGGGCGCCCGTCTCGCCGTTCGCCACCTCCTCGGCCTCGGGCACCGGGACATCGCCCACCTGACGGGTGCGCTGCGCACCTTCGACGCCCGGGCACGCGTCGACGGCTGGCAGGCCGAACTCACCGCGGCGGAAGCCGAAGGAGCCCTGCTGGAAGGCGACTTCAGCGCGGAGAGCGGATTCCGCCTGGCCCACGAACTCTGCGGCGCCGGCACCGGCCTGCCCACCGCGGTCTTCGCCGGGAACGACCAGATGGCGATGGGAGCGCTGGCCGCCTTCGCCGAGCGGGGCGTGGAGGTACCGCAGGACGTCTCCCTCGTCGGCTTCGACGACATGAAGGGCGCCGGATACCTGGTCCCCGCTCTGACCACGGTCCGGCAGGACTTCGCCCACCTCGGCAGGACGGCTATCGAGCAGCTGGTGCGGATGCTGGGCGGGGAGCGGGCGGAACGGCAGAAGATCACCCCGGAACTCGTCGTACGGCGAAGCACCGCCGCGCCTCGCGCCGGTTCCTGA
- a CDS encoding GH1 family beta-glucosidase yields the protein MPTAANTQQLTFPAGFLLGSATAAYQIEGAADEDGRGASIWDTYSHTPGKTWNGDTGDVAADHYHRLDEDLDLMASLGLKAYRFSIAWPRIQPTGRGPVNPKGLDFYSRLVDGLLQRDIAPVATLYHWDLPQALEDEGGWTNRETAYAFADYARAVGEALGDRVAIWTTLNEPWCSAYLGYGAGAHAPGRSDGAAALTAVHHLNLAHGLAVQQLRAVTTNDPQYSVTLNFHVLRGQGEGADEAVRRIDALANRAFTEPLLRGHYPQDLIEDTAAVTDWAFVQDGDLARIHQPLDLLGVNYYATTTVRLWSGVTPRQNNDGHKDMGGSPWPGSTHVEFVAQEGPHTAMGWNIDPDGLEELLLDLHTRFPDQPLVITENGAAFEDHLTAGPDGSQAVHDPERIDYLHRHFVAAHRALTAGVDLRGYFVWSLMDNFEWGYGYSKRFGIVHVDYETQRRTLKDSALWYRELATTGSIPLG from the coding sequence ATGCCCACTGCCGCGAACACCCAGCAGCTGACGTTCCCCGCCGGCTTCCTCCTCGGCTCCGCGACCGCGGCCTACCAGATCGAGGGTGCCGCCGACGAGGACGGACGCGGCGCCTCCATCTGGGACACCTACTCCCACACGCCGGGCAAGACGTGGAACGGCGACACCGGTGACGTGGCCGCCGATCACTACCACCGCCTCGACGAAGACCTCGACCTCATGGCGTCCCTGGGCCTGAAGGCGTACCGGTTCTCCATCGCCTGGCCGCGCATCCAGCCCACGGGCCGCGGCCCGGTCAATCCCAAGGGGCTGGACTTCTACAGCCGCCTGGTCGACGGTCTGCTCCAGAGGGACATCGCGCCCGTCGCGACCCTCTACCACTGGGATCTGCCCCAGGCCCTGGAGGACGAGGGCGGCTGGACGAACCGCGAGACCGCGTACGCCTTCGCCGACTACGCCCGTGCGGTCGGCGAAGCGCTCGGCGACCGCGTCGCGATCTGGACCACGCTGAACGAACCGTGGTGCTCCGCCTACCTCGGCTACGGCGCCGGAGCCCACGCGCCCGGCCGCAGCGACGGCGCCGCGGCGCTGACCGCGGTCCACCACCTCAACCTCGCCCACGGACTGGCCGTTCAGCAGCTCAGGGCGGTCACCACCAACGACCCGCAGTACTCGGTCACTCTCAACTTCCATGTCCTGAGGGGCCAGGGCGAGGGCGCCGACGAGGCCGTACGGCGCATAGACGCGCTGGCCAACCGTGCCTTCACCGAACCCCTGTTGCGCGGCCACTACCCGCAGGACCTCATCGAGGACACCGCCGCCGTCACCGACTGGGCGTTCGTGCAGGACGGTGACCTCGCCCGGATCCACCAGCCCCTGGACCTGCTCGGCGTCAACTACTACGCCACCACCACCGTCCGCCTCTGGAGCGGTGTGACACCGCGTCAGAACAACGACGGGCACAAGGACATGGGCGGGTCTCCCTGGCCCGGCTCGACCCACGTCGAGTTCGTCGCGCAGGAGGGCCCGCACACCGCCATGGGCTGGAACATCGACCCCGACGGGCTCGAGGAACTCCTCCTGGACCTCCACACCCGGTTCCCGGACCAGCCTCTGGTCATCACCGAGAACGGAGCGGCCTTCGAGGACCACCTCACCGCCGGCCCCGACGGCAGCCAAGCCGTCCACGACCCGGAGCGCATCGACTACCTCCACCGCCACTTCGTCGCCGCCCATCGGGCCCTCACCGCGGGTGTTGATCTGCGCGGGTACTTCGTGTGGTCCCTGATGGACAACTTCGAGTGGGGATACGGCTACTCGAAGCGCTTCGGCATCGTCCACGTCGACTACGAGACCCAGCGGCGCACGCTCAAGGACAGCGCCCTGTGGTACCGGGAACTGGCGACGACGGGAAGCATTCCGCTTGGGTGA